The Cyprinus carpio isolate SPL01 chromosome A3, ASM1834038v1, whole genome shotgun sequence genomic interval AATAAAACTTTGGCTGAGAAACTAACAGGAGAGATAGATCAGGATGGCACTTGTGTGGAAGAAAAGATGAAAGAATCAGGCCAGAGGATGCCTGAGAAGAACaaaccattatttatatactaatctttatgaatgatttttattttttattttatttatttatttatgtagtgcaTTAGACTGCTCACTGTAATATGATATCTACATTTTGGCAGTTTTAAATGTCACTTAATGTCAAACAATTTCTTTAGTCTATGTGTTCTCCCATCTCTAAAAACTCACTTGATATTTGATTTCTTCTCCCTAAACGCACTTTCATCCTCATGTAATAATGGCACTTCACCCTGAGAGTCCTTCAAAACAAACACTGTATCCGTTCAAGTTTTAATACTGAGACATTCAAAGTGACTCTGAATTTTCTGTATAATGCAaccgttttattattattattattattattattattattattattcctttatcCACAAGTCATGCAAACAGCTGCACTTAAACATGATGGAAGATGCAACACTCTACATTTAGTCATTGACGGCTTTTTCATAACAGATTTCTTTAAAGGAAATATGAGTGGCAACTCACCTGTCTGTTCACGTTGGTGCAGGCAGTCTTATTTCCTGCTGACGTGAATGTAAACACACATGTCCTCTCTGTAAGAAGCAAACGttactaatatttaatttgaactgTCCTCCTTTAGGGAGCGCATGGTGACTCAAATTATGATTTCTAAATGGAATCGCATGCAaatatctgttgttgttgttttttgttttttttcagacgctacaaaatttaattattattaaaaaaaaaaagttatacaaaGATTTGTACATGCAAAAAAATCCTTATCCAGTATTTACAAACGATTAGGATTGGTCCATTATCTGACTAACGGTGAGAAAAAGAACAGGTATGAGATGATAACTCCGTCTACTCTGCTCAACATCAGCACTCGTCCTGCTCAGATAACAATAAAAGTGACTAGCTGTTCTGAAACAACAGTAAAAGAACAACAAAGACCAAGATGAGCAGAGTTTTGCCTTCTCATGATATCAGCTCTATGTCAACATGCCTTTTTTAGTGCCAAATAATATCAAAAGCCAGgagagatttaaataaaaacatagacAAGTTAGTACCAGAGTAACTTGGAGAACTGTGTAATTGAACTGTGTAATGTAGCATATGCACTAATCCTTCAAGGTttgactttgtatttttatacagttaTGTTTTGTAGTATCATGGCTAAACACCCCATTACCTGCCAAGTCCCtaaattaaccaatcagaaacCCTATGTGGCTGTAaatcattttgtaaattttgggTTTGCTGACATTGAATTGGATGTCATGTCTTTGTAAAGATTGTTTTTGGAGATGGCTTGTTGTTAAAGTGACTAAGCTAGTCTAATTCAGTGGCTAAAGGTGCGTTCACACCACATCGTATTTACCGTGATTACGAGATACttgtaaaaagcatttaagtTCTCGCAGAATTCGTAAATAAAACTTGTGAATTGGGAGTTTTCTGAGATCTACAACTTGTACCACCTGACCCCCTCAGATTCATTAGGCACTACGTTTAGGCATTGATAGTGTGATAGTTCCGAGTCCAAGGGTGTGAACAGCTCCAGGTAGAGTGTCACATGTTGTCATCTTGAAATCACAGTATTTACGACATGGCTTGAATGCAGCATAAGTTAGCAAAATGGTGGAAATTGCTTACAGCACCTTTCAATAACATTGTATTTACTGAGGTAACAATGTATTCCATTACATTTAAGAAGAAACATAagagaaaaatagagagagagagagagagagagagagagggacagagagagggagGTAATGTAACAATACAGTTTTTCTCCTATCCTATACCATGTTTTCCATGAAACCCGCTGCTAGAAGAACACAACAGTGCGCCAACAGTTTggctattaaatattttatagtagTCTTGatgtgtgccatttttttttcattgaagtaGATGTTTAACTGACAAAATAGCTCTTGTGAATTTGTCACTAAGTTAAAGAGTGAGCACTCATGTGACAGTCCTACCGTTAGTGACTGACCAAAGGTCACTCTGTCTTTCTTCCTACCCATTCCTTTCACCATGGCTCTTCGACACAACATCTTGCTTTTCCTTTGCATTTTACCTTTTGCTAACGCACTCTACAAGCAATGGATTCCAGACACCAATTTTGACAATGCTACCAACTGGGATAAAGGCTCTGTACCCTGCGGTAACGACCAAGTTGTGTTTTTAGCTCAGAGGAAAGTATCAGTGTATGTTGAAACAGCTCACACTATCACTGGAATGAGCTTGCCGGTGGATGGAGAACTGATTCTGGCATCTGGTGCTGGGTTTACTGTAAGAGAGGGTGGAGATCCTGGTTGTGGATCTGGGGTCACGGCACACTTTAAAGACCCTGAATCCCTGAAATGGTTTGACCCATCGATGTGGGTGGCTGCGACCACTATCGACGACCTGCACAGAGGTACATATCAGTTTTCAGTCCATGAGGAGAGTGTCCCGTGCCAGTATGATGATGTGGTATTTCGAGAGGCCACCTCATTCCGTGTGGACGTTTCATCAGATCATGACGTGCCAGTGAAGAGTGTGTCTGTACTTGGGAAAAAGTTCACCAGCAGCTATGAGTTTTCTCAGTACCTGACATCCAATTCTGGCAAGCTGCAGTTCCATGGCTCCTCATCCCTTAAAGTTGGCGCTTCGGGCTGTGACGATGTTACGGGATGCATCTGTGATAACTCTGGAAATCGAGACAAGATCTGTTCAAATGTGAAATGCGATTCGTTGGAGTGCAAGAAACCCCTGCACCCAGTGGGACACTGCTGCGATGTTTGTGGTGCCGTCGTGAACATTCAGTTCTCTTCGAGCTTCAACTTTGAATCGTATCGCCAACGGCTGCAGCACCTCTTTCTCAGTCAACATAAATATGAATCTACACAGATGGCCATGTCGAAAGTGTCAAAAGAGCAGAGGCTGCTGCGAGTGATTCCTCTCGGAGCCACTCAGGAGATTCAGGTGTTGCTTCTGGACCAGAAAGCAGGTCAGGAAGCCGGGAAACTGGCTGAAGCTCTCGCTCGAGACATAGTGCACGATGTGCACAACCACGGCCTGAACTTTGGCATCACCAGCGCAGAGTTTCAGGCATCATCAGGGGCAAGCAGCAGTGAGGCGGCTGGAAACAGTGCAGGGGTCGTGGTGGGCGCAGTGCTGGGCTCCCTGCTTGGAGTGGGTTTACTTGCAGTTGTTGTTATGCTCTACCGTCGTGGCATTATTAAGATACCCAGAATGCCTAGCATCCCCACATTTAGCAAATGGAAGAACAGTAGTGACATTGGGGAGCTTGGTGGCACCTTGGACCAGGGCTTTGACAACCCCATGTTTGACAAACCGACTATGATGCCTGAGGAACCAGGGCTGTATGGGACAGAGATGATAAACTCAATAACCCTAACTCAATCAGGAGTGCATTTTGTAAATCCTGTTTATGATGAAACTGATTTTAGTGCATGAAAGGTTTAGTATCAGTTGATCTGATAGGGGATGTGATggcaaaatattatgaatataaactTATTAAGGATTTTAACACAGCATGACAATCCTTAATGATTTAATCACAAAAccacacattgaaaaaaaaaaaaattattatagtacTGTATGTTGTGATGGAAAGCTCTCACATGCTGAATTTCATATTACATAATCATATTTCTcttaataaaaaattttgaagCAATTGAGATTTTTAGCTATATTATTatcacattactatttttaattcagGGTTAAATTCCGGGAGTTTAACACAAACATGCATttgatgaataaattaataataccaCTCCTGAACCTGTTTTGGCTTCTTGATGTGCTAAATGACTTTGGGTTTTTAAAAAGATTCTTGATGTTACATTACAGGTTCTTCAGATCAGcgtttagactttttttaaatgagcgGTTTCCTGGTCCCAGAGCCCTGCATATTAGCAAGTCTCTTTTATTTGACAGTTCAGTTCATGAAGCACTCTTCTGATGAGCCGACGATCTGGATCGGCTTTATTAAATAAGAAGAGCATAAGGTACAAAATGTGTAGGACCCAGGCTGAAAATCTCTTTAAATCACCAGTTCCAATTACCCTGTTTATATCTTATTAAGAGTGTAGTTTTGAATGAAGGCGTTACATATATGGCTGTAATGCAGACAGCggaatttctacattaaatatagtgtaaatctAAAGGTTGCAACCTCTGGTAAAAATCTAAGCTACTGTCCTACCAGGTAAGATAAAGCATGATAAGCCTTCCCTCATGACCTTACTAACTCTGGTTCAGTGTCAGGTGGAGCTGTCATCTGGAGTACGTGCATGTTGCTTTGTGTCTTTCAGTTAGTTCTGATGAATCATATATGATCTTTGTCCTGATGTCAGGAAGGACATTTAGcataaatattgtcatatcctaaggGGTCATTTGTTTCTTCAGCCATTACGTATACAGCCTTTTCTTCTCTGTAGGCTTTGAACAGCCCTGTAAGAGATCACACTTATAATAAAAGTTTGCTAAACCCTATCTATACTGCTGTTTGCACTAAGAGATGCAGCACTTTAATACAAACCAAAATGTATTGTCCAGAACATTTCCCACTTTAAAGGTCAACATGTTAATCAAAACAAATGAtcagacacacaaaaacacattttgctaaaatttcaattttatgaatttaatagtTACGTACcaacaaataacattataaataaagttgatGTATGCATTATAAAACATGGCTGTAAATGCTGTTGGTGTTCACAAATATTGATGGAAGACATCATGTTAAAGCTCAAGCACAGATAGGTTTTCAAGAACCTGCTAAACTGCAGACCTGTGCATGAACCATACTGTTTACTGACAATATACATTAATTCAACCAGAAAACTACTGTTGTGATAAACAAAATGACTCGGGGGTAATGAGGTCTACGCTCCAAGGATCAACAAAGGGCTCTATGTGTATGCTAACTCAACCAGCTCATCCAATTACTCGTGTTTCAAAAAACGTGTTATGGCCAGATACATGTAAACATTATGTGCAACATAATGTGAGGGTGCTTTTATCCTACATACAGTCCCCACAAAAGCAACACTGATGTCAGATTCTGTTAatccatttactgtacatttcacCATTTACAGCTCACAATTCAGCTGTCCAACAGCTAGCCAAAGCTGCCATCAGCCTACATCATGTATCCAAATCTCCCTgtgtattaacaaaaaataacaacggTACAATTACCACTATGTTGTGTACCAAATGACTAAAAAAGAATTATGTATTAAGTTTTGTCTAGAAATGTGCAGGCACAGAATGCACAGGCACTGAGATTTATGCCCCATGGGGGCAGAAATATTACGAGATTAAGAGTGCGTGTAATGAGATGTGACCTCATTTTCACTCTCTGCATTTGCCACATGACACGTGATAACCATTCAATTTGAACTGAATTACCATTTTTATGCATATTGCGTTGTTTGTATCAGTAAAAGAGGTAATATAGCCAGCTGTTACAGAGGTAATATTTCAGCTATTTCAACATTGGTCCTCTATAAATCtctctataaaaaattattaataaattattacaagaGACCCTCTCTTCATACCAAAGGTTGTTTTCATTTCGTTGACTTCCCCAGTTAAACATACCTAAACATGCTAATCAAGGTCTCCAGGATCAGTAGAAACTTCCAGAGATAAAGTGGCCcttcaggagcaggactggacactcCTTTAGCATATATGGTACCCTGCCAAATGCTGATGATGTAACTATTACTATCTTCAAAGAAAAAGGGAACAATGGTTCTGTAAACTCTTGCTTTTTCTTCAACAATCACTGAGGTAAAAACAGACGTTAAGGGCAGAACCTCACAACTCAGTTTCTTCTATGCAGCCTGGGTCCTCCATGGTCTCCAATCGGCGCTGACAGCTGTCTATGATCTTCTTGCGGGGACCCAAGGGGATGTGAATGCTCTTGAGGTCATCATCAGAGCACAGCAACAGGGCATCCAGGTCAATCTTTTCTCTTTTGAAGATAGGAATGAACTCGTTCATGCTTTGTGAGGCTAGGAACACTTCCAGAGGGCTGGTGTCAGGCTCATCATCGTCATCCAGCCCCAACTCCACGTCTTCCCATGGCAGCTCCTGTATGTTCCTCTCTTGCAGGCTATGGGCGCTTCCGATGCTATCGTTGTCCAGACCGGGCTCGCGATGCATCCGGCTGCGGAGGCGCACATTATCGAGGCGTTCGCTGCTTGCTAGACTGCCTTCATCTCTCCTACCGATGCCAAAAAGTCCACCGCTCACATAGTTGCGGCGAAAAACCATGGTGCCCAGGCCAGGCCGGTTGAAGAGCGAGTCGTGGCCCGAGTCTGTGCTGATCTCTGAGTAATCTACATCATGACCGTGCAGGTCGGGTTCACTGATGGCACGTGAGACCGCATCCTCATTGTCATTACTGAACATATCACGGATGTTTCGACGAGACCGATCCTTAGGGTTGACGTATGTTCCCTGCTTCAGAAACATGACGTCGTTGCCTAGTTGCAGGCCAGACAAAGAGCGGACACTCTTCCTGCCATCTTCGTAAATCTTGAATGTCCCATCACCTTGCTTCTTCTTCTCAAGCTTCTTCTGGATCTTAGTTTTGCCCCTG includes:
- the LOC109111522 gene encoding protein amnionless-like; protein product: MALRHNILLFLCILPFANALYKQWIPDTNFDNATNWDKGSVPCGNDQVVFLAQRKVSVYVETAHTITGMSLPVDGELILASGAGFTVREGGDPGCGSGVTAHFKDPESLKWFDPSMWVAATTIDDLHRGTYQFSVHEESVPCQYDDVVFREATSFRVDVSSDHDVPVKSVSVLGKKFTSSYEFSQYLTSNSGKLQFHGSSSLKVGASGCDDVTGCICDNSGNRDKICSNVKCDSLECKKPLHPVGHCCDVCGAVVNIQFSSSFNFESYRQRLQHLFLSQHKYESTQMAMSKVSKEQRLLRVIPLGATQEIQVLLLDQKAGQEAGKLAEALARDIVHDVHNHGLNFGITSAEFQASSGASSSEAAGNSAGVVVGAVLGSLLGVGLLAVVVMLYRRGIIKIPRMPSIPTFSKWKNSSDIGELGGTLDQGFDNPMFDKPTMMPEEPGLYGTEMINSITLTQSGVHFVNPVYDETDFSA
- the LOC109111523 gene encoding Usher syndrome type-1G protein homolog codes for the protein MNDKYHKAARDGYLDLLKEATRKDLNAPDEDGMTPTLWAAYHGNLDALRLIVGRGGNPDKCDIWGNTPLHLAASNGHLNCLSFLVSFGANVWCLDNDYHTPLDMAATKNHMACVRYLDSIAAKQTTLNPKLVSKLKDRAFRDAERRIKECVKLQQKHRRRMERQFQRDTMEASVSDAMSFSSYASSTLSRKLHHFNTATSVPYSQATLHATARGKTKIQKKLEKKKQGDGTFKIYEDGRKSVRSLSGLQLGNDVMFLKQGTYVNPKDRSRRNIRDMFSNDNEDAVSRAISEPDLHGHDVDYSEISTDSGHDSLFNRPGLGTMVFRRNYVSGGLFGIGRRDEGSLASSERLDNVRLRSRMHREPGLDNDSIGSAHSLQERNIQELPWEDVELGLDDDDEPDTSPLEVFLASQSMNEFIPIFKREKIDLDALLLCSDDDLKSIHIPLGPRKKIIDSCQRRLETMEDPGCIEETEL